The genomic DNA GACAGTTACTCGAAACAATGTTAATATTAGTTTACTAGTATTAAGAAATATTAAGAAATATGTTGATTCCTATTTTACTTTTTGATGTGGCACTGGTTGCCTGGTCGCTGCACCTAATGGAGAAAGCTTACCAGAGCAAAGAATTTTCATTAATGTTAGCTGGGACATTGGTTGCTCTAGCAGCAGCAGCAATGTTAGTAGTTTATTTTTTAATGGGACATTGTATGAGTTATTTACTACAAGTTTCATAAAGGCAGGAGGCAGGATGTAGGTAATGGGGAGGATAAATAACCCAATACCCCATGCCCAATGCCCCATGCCCGTTCTATTTAACCACTCGTAAACGTTGAGTAATCATAGTCATGCCCCCATTTCTGAGAATCACCGCCGAAACCCATTGTGAGCCGGGGGTAGTTGGTGCGCGGCCAGTTTTAAACAGTCCACCAGCATTGAGTAGTTGTAAATCTACAGATGTGGGTTTTAGATATTTGTTTGGTGTAATGGTTTCTTCCATCGCGCTACCCAAAAGAAAATCATTACCGAGAGGTTCTTGCACAATGGCATCAAAATGGTATTTTTGACCGATTTTGACCTGTTGGGGTAATTTAATTTCTACTTGAGGTGGTTTGTTACCAGAGGTAAGTTGAGTACGTTCTGATAAAATCTCTTGAGACAGTATTTTTGTCCCAGAAATCCGCTGACGGGAAACAATAGTAGCATTAAGAGCTAAATTGTTACTGTTAACAGAAGGTAAACCTGTAATTGTAGTTATAGTTTCTGCAATAATGGCATTGCCTCGTGATTCCCAAGATTGCAATCTTGTGTTGTAACGTAGTTGGGGATATCGCTGCCAAAAAGATTGTAAAGCTTTTTCCATGGTTTGGCGGTTTAATCCATCTCCATGGGTAAAGTTGGGGCTATAATATTGCATTACAGCTTTAACATCACCCCGACTAGAAGCTGTGTCAATTTGAGTGATTAAATTCTTGAGACTAGCAGGGGCTGTTTCTGGCTTTGCGGCTTGAGCAAACTGCCCATTACTGCTTAAATTAAGAGTCAGTAAGAAAGAAACCAAAGAAATACTGGTAGTTAATGTTTTATGGCGATTCATTAATAAATCAATAATGTTAGTCATTGGTAATAGTTTACTGATTTAATTACAGAAGTTCAGGATTTTGTTTTATCTTAAATAAGCTACGTGCTAAATGGTATAGCTTTCAATGGCAAACCCACCTTTAAAATTATTAATAGCGGCTAGTGGAACTGGTGGACATTTGTTTCCAGCGATCGCACTGGCTGATAAATTACAAGAATATGAAATTCAATGGCTTGGTGTCCCCAATAGACTAGAAACTCAGCTTGTTCCTAGCCAATATCCTCTGAATACCATTTCTGTAGAGGGTTTTCAGCAAGGTTTAAGCCTTTCCTCTCTCAGAATACTCTTTAAATTGATTAGTTCCATTTTTCAGGTGCGGCATATCCTGAAAGCAGGGAATTTCCAAGGACTATTTACCACTGGTGGTTATATAGCGGGGCCTGCGGTTATTGCTGCCCGTTCTTTGGGTTTACCGATTATTTTCCATGAATCTAACGCTCTACCGGGTAAGGTGACAAGGTTTTTTGGCCCCTGGTGCAGTGCGGTAGCTATAGGTTTTGATGCCGCTGCTAGGTATTTACCTAATTGTAAAACAGTTTGTGTGGGTACTCCTGTCCGTCCGCAGTTTTTAGATGAAAATTGTGATCATAGTTTAGATTTACCTATCCCTGATGATGTTCCTGTGATTGTGGTGTTTGGGGGTAGTCAAGGTGCTGTAGCGGTGAATAAATTAGTGCGTCAGTGTGCGCCAGCTTGGTTTGATGCTGGTGCTTACATAGTGCATTTGACTGGTGATAGAGATCCAGAAGCGGATAGTTTGCAGCATTCCCAATATATATCAATGCCTTTTTACAATAATATGGCGGCTTTGTTAAGGCGGGCTAATTTAGCTATTAGTCGTTCTGGGGCTGGGAGTTTAACAGAGTTGGCCGTGTGTGGTACTCCGGCTATTTTAATTCCTTATCCTTTTGCAGCAGAAGATCATCAATCTTTTAATTCTGCTGTGTTTACCGAAGTTGGTGCAGCTTTAAGTTTTCCACAGTCAGAGTTGACACCGGAGATTCTGCAACAGCGGGTTTTAGGTTTGCTGCAATCTCCAGGGGAATTGGCGAAGATGGGTGAGAAAGCTAGGGCGATCACATATCCTGATAGTGCTGATAAATTGGCAACTTTGGTGCGGGAAATTCTTGCTAATGGGTGATTCTCCAACATCCAGAAGCACAGTAAAAAACTAAATCCAGAGAATTTCGTACT from Okeanomitos corallinicola TIOX110 includes the following:
- a CDS encoding nuclear transport factor 2 family protein, which codes for MTNIIDLLMNRHKTLTTSISLVSFLLTLNLSSNGQFAQAAKPETAPASLKNLITQIDTASSRGDVKAVMQYYSPNFTHGDGLNRQTMEKALQSFWQRYPQLRYNTRLQSWESRGNAIIAETITTITGLPSVNSNNLALNATIVSRQRISGTKILSQEILSERTQLTSGNKPPQVEIKLPQQVKIGQKYHFDAIVQEPLGNDFLLGSAMEETITPNKYLKPTSVDLQLLNAGGLFKTGRAPTTPGSQWVSAVILRNGGMTMITQRLRVVK
- the murG gene encoding undecaprenyldiphospho-muramoylpentapeptide beta-N-acetylglucosaminyltransferase; translation: MANPPLKLLIAASGTGGHLFPAIALADKLQEYEIQWLGVPNRLETQLVPSQYPLNTISVEGFQQGLSLSSLRILFKLISSIFQVRHILKAGNFQGLFTTGGYIAGPAVIAARSLGLPIIFHESNALPGKVTRFFGPWCSAVAIGFDAAARYLPNCKTVCVGTPVRPQFLDENCDHSLDLPIPDDVPVIVVFGGSQGAVAVNKLVRQCAPAWFDAGAYIVHLTGDRDPEADSLQHSQYISMPFYNNMAALLRRANLAISRSGAGSLTELAVCGTPAILIPYPFAAEDHQSFNSAVFTEVGAALSFPQSELTPEILQQRVLGLLQSPGELAKMGEKARAITYPDSADKLATLVREILANG